TCTTGGTCTTGCCAGCGTCGTCCACGGCCACATTCGAGGGCGCGCCCAGGGCCGCGCGAACCTCGGCCTCGGTGCTCCCGATGTGGACATTCTTCACCGTCGTGAAGCGCCCGTCGTTAATCGCCCAGATCCGATCCACCGTTCCACCCTTCGTCACCTGCACGCCAATGCCGTCGTTGCGCGGAGGCTTGTACCAACGCACCAGCGTGGTGCCGTCGTTCTGGGAGTCGGTGCTGGAGGGCGCCCCGAGAGTTGCCCGAACGTCCTGAACCGGCATCCCAAGTTTCACCGGACCGACGCGCGTGCCGGGTACCACGGCGAAGTGATCCGCGGACGGCGCGGCCGGTCTCGAAGGCGTCACCGTCGTCGACCGTGGGGGCGCCGCGGGTGGCGTTCGAGCGGGGGCCGTCGGAGGGGTGCGCGGCCGCGCGGGTGCCGTCGGCGGGGCATGCGGCGGCTGCGCCGGTGCCGATCCCTGCGCCTGGCTCGGCGCCGATACCGGCTCTTGCGGTTGGGTCGGAGCGGGCGGAGGCGGTGGCGGTGACTCCGCCACAACCGAGAACAACGGGACCGCGGGCGGTACGTGCGGCGGCAGCGGTGGCTGCGGGCGCACCGGCGGGGGCGCCTGCGGCTGTGGCGGGGCTGCCACTTCCTTCACCGGTTGCGCCACGGAGAGCGTAGACGGTGACGTGGGGGGCGAAGGCTGCGCTTGCCCCGGTGCGGCCGGCGGAGGTTGCTGCGACGGCGTCAGCGCGGCGGCCTGACGTTTCAAC
The sequence above is drawn from the bacterium genome and encodes:
- a CDS encoding serine protease, whose protein sequence is MLPPVLGIIPLLIEIFAGFLAGTVGMSLISSPTLRAVAQKAQPSIGIVLADRPSGTVSGTAFVVDRGMAVTSYHVVVGSSQLRVKFPKSAWVEPTIVASDASSDLAILAISDPSVPPLPLGDAASVRAGDDILAFSFPSVADLTKQSQDKDKQARAALVTEATIKALRNGVLVFQPKQRLGDDGGPIMNLKGQVVGTVRGQLPASDAATSFAVPADAVKLLLADALKRQAAALTPSQQPPPAAPGQAQPSPPTSPSTLSVAQPVKEVAAPPQPQAPPPVRPQPPLPPHVPPAVPLFSVVAESPPPPPPAPTQPQEPVSAPSQAQGSAPAQPPHAPPTAPARPRTPPTAPARTPPAAPPRSTTVTPSRPAAPSADHFAVVPGTRVGPVKLGMPVQDVRATLGAPSSTDSQNDGTTLVRWYKPPRNDGIGVQVTKGGTVDRIWAINDGRFTTVKNVHIGSTEAEVRAALGAPSNVAVDDAGKTKTLYYRALGLWFYIQLDRGLLFYNQVYEIGVLGR